The following proteins come from a genomic window of Micromonospora echinofusca:
- a CDS encoding SCP2 sterol-binding domain-containing protein has translation MTDATRDFFHGLSRRGHDRRLRVIDEGSVRFDISRDGRTDHWLVSIEKGDIRVSEEATATGGDAVVEADREVFDRIASGEAYFLTTVLRGEAAVAGSPRLFATVRKLFPPPPASDDTRRRVGGHG, from the coding sequence ATGACTGATGCCACCCGGGATTTCTTCCACGGCCTCTCGCGCCGTGGGCACGACCGCCGGCTGAGGGTGATCGACGAGGGCAGCGTGCGCTTCGACATCAGCCGTGACGGCCGGACCGACCACTGGCTGGTCTCCATCGAGAAGGGCGACATCAGGGTCTCCGAGGAGGCGACGGCCACCGGCGGGGACGCGGTCGTCGAGGCGGACCGCGAGGTCTTCGACCGGATCGCCAGCGGAGAGGCCTACTTCCTGACGACCGTGCTGCGCGGCGAGGCGGCCGTGGCGGGCAGCCCTCGGCTCTTCGCGACCGTCCGGAAGCTGTTCCCGCCGCCGCCCGCCTCGGACGACACGCGACGCCGGGTAGGTGGCCATGGATGA
- a CDS encoding cysteine hydrolase, whose translation MGELDPMRTAVVGVHWQHEVVSPDGVFGPFFAEQVTRHRVASYAAQVATAVRASGGLVVYTRVAHRPGYPDLIPNTPSFAMVRERQAFLEGAPKARIIDELTPEAGDVVITHVRLTGFFGTELDTVLRRRGVDTLLFTGVATNLSVTGTVFEAVNHGYRPVVVADACTAATDETHRASLETLGQLGEVVTAADVVDRLSR comes from the coding sequence ATGGGAGAACTCGACCCGATGCGGACGGCCGTCGTCGGCGTCCACTGGCAGCACGAGGTCGTCAGCCCCGACGGCGTGTTCGGCCCGTTCTTCGCCGAGCAGGTCACCCGGCACCGCGTGGCCTCGTACGCGGCGCAGGTCGCCACGGCCGTACGGGCCAGCGGCGGGCTCGTCGTCTACACGCGGGTCGCCCACCGGCCCGGCTACCCGGACCTCATCCCCAACACGCCCAGCTTCGCGATGGTCCGGGAGCGGCAGGCGTTCCTCGAAGGCGCGCCGAAGGCCCGGATCATCGACGAACTCACGCCGGAGGCCGGCGACGTCGTCATCACCCACGTCCGCCTCACCGGCTTCTTCGGCACCGAACTCGACACGGTGCTGCGCCGCCGGGGCGTGGACACCCTCCTGTTCACCGGCGTCGCCACCAACCTCTCCGTCACCGGCACCGTGTTCGAGGCCGTCAACCACGGCTACCGGCCGGTGGTCGTCGCCGACGCCTGCACCGCCGCGACCGACGAGACCCACCGGGCGAGCCTGGAGACGTTGGGTCAGCTCGGCGAGGTGGTCACCGCCGCCGACGTCGTCGACCGCCTGTCGAGGTGA
- a CDS encoding sulfite exporter TauE/SafE family protein, whose protein sequence is MDPIQATLLVAAGVATGAFNAVAGGGSLIAFSALIAAGIPPLTAKLTSTVAVFPGNVASVAGGYRDLPPRADVRRVLPAAVGGGVAGSVLLLVTPSRVFDAIVPFLVIAASAVLGLRGRLDGLARRSVLRHGREHPAALQVSVALGGVYGGYVGAGFGIVLVAGLALLQHEPLTRTIALKNLLSAVISFTAVVLFVLFGTVNWAGVAILAPATVVGGYVGARLLRRLPGGPLRAVVVAFGVVFGLFLLGRNVL, encoded by the coding sequence ATGGATCCCATCCAGGCGACGCTGCTCGTCGCCGCCGGTGTCGCCACGGGTGCCTTCAACGCGGTCGCGGGCGGTGGCTCCCTGATCGCCTTCTCGGCGCTGATCGCCGCCGGCATACCGCCGCTCACCGCCAAGCTGACCAGCACCGTCGCCGTCTTTCCCGGCAACGTGGCGAGCGTCGCCGGAGGGTACCGGGACCTGCCGCCCCGCGCAGACGTCCGGCGCGTCCTGCCCGCGGCGGTCGGCGGCGGCGTCGCCGGCTCGGTGCTGCTGCTGGTGACGCCGAGCCGCGTCTTCGACGCGATCGTGCCGTTCCTGGTGATCGCCGCGTCGGCCGTCCTCGGTCTGCGGGGCCGGCTGGACGGCCTGGCCCGGCGCTCCGTCCTGCGGCACGGGCGGGAACACCCGGCGGCCCTGCAGGTGTCCGTCGCCCTGGGCGGCGTCTACGGCGGCTACGTCGGCGCCGGGTTCGGCATCGTCCTGGTCGCCGGGCTGGCGCTCCTCCAGCACGAACCGCTCACCAGGACGATCGCCCTGAAGAACCTGCTGTCGGCCGTGATCTCGTTCACGGCGGTGGTGCTCTTCGTTCTCTTCGGCACCGTCAACTGGGCGGGGGTGGCGATCCTCGCCCCGGCCACGGTCGTCGGCGGCTACGTCGGCGCCCGACTGCTCCGCAGACTCCCCGGCGGCCCGCTCAGGGCGGTGGTCGTCGCGTTCGGGGTGGTCTTCGGGCTGTTCCTGCTGGGGCGCAACGTCCTGTAG
- a CDS encoding amylo-alpha-1,6-glucosidase, with translation MDDEQVGILDGTTFMVCDGAGDIVPSPDTPLGLFAHDTRLLSKWVLTIDGERLSTLAIDDIHYFENRFYLVPGRQDVYVNSTLSVRRIHTLDSGLHEELSITNHEDRPVDLIVRVEVDADFADVFEVKDATARKKGRHYRRVDDGCLVLGYQRDRFRRETIVSAATPAELDDDGLTLRVHLEPHSRWCTRLTAEPDLPMPRGLERLTIPARTTRSQDKERRLKDWLAEAPRLESGWEPLRGAYRRSLIDLAALRFSPFLAEDRSVPAAGLPWFMSLFGRDSILTSLQALPFAPDLAATTLQVLAFRQGSRVDDFREEEPGRILHEMRYGEMSVFEETPHTPYFGSADATPLFLVLLDEYERWTGDVGLVRSVEQQARAAIDWIDHYADLTGNGYISYQRRNTRNGLENQCWKDSWDGISYRDGRLPGFPRATCELQGYAYDAKMRTARLARAVWNDPAYADRLEREAADLKRRFNHDFWVADGEYMALALDGDGRQVDALSSNIGHLLWSGIVDEPKAAALVRHLMSPALFSGWGVRTLAEGSGRYNPIGYHVGTIWPFDNSFIAWGLRRYGYADEAARIAAGILDAAVFYDGRLPEAFAGYRRDETKYPVNYPTACSPQAWSAGATLLLLRTMLGLNPVGEDLVIRPALPASLDFVALLDIPGRWGRLDAYGRGPAGAGGRGYQPAPQQLSAP, from the coding sequence ATGGATGACGAGCAGGTCGGCATCCTGGACGGCACGACCTTCATGGTCTGCGACGGCGCCGGCGACATCGTCCCGTCACCGGACACCCCGCTCGGGCTGTTCGCCCACGACACGCGCCTGCTGTCGAAGTGGGTGCTGACGATCGACGGGGAGCGGTTGAGCACCCTGGCGATCGACGACATCCACTACTTCGAGAACCGGTTCTACCTGGTTCCGGGCCGCCAGGACGTCTACGTCAACAGCACGCTGTCGGTGCGTCGGATACACACGCTCGACTCCGGCCTGCACGAGGAGCTGAGCATCACCAACCACGAGGACCGGCCGGTCGACCTGATCGTCCGGGTCGAGGTGGACGCCGACTTCGCCGACGTCTTCGAGGTCAAGGACGCGACGGCGCGGAAGAAGGGCCGGCACTACCGGCGCGTCGACGACGGCTGCCTCGTGCTCGGCTACCAGCGCGACCGCTTCCGGCGGGAGACGATCGTCTCCGCGGCGACGCCGGCGGAGCTGGACGACGACGGGCTGACGCTCAGGGTCCACCTCGAACCGCACAGCCGGTGGTGTACCCGCCTGACCGCCGAGCCGGACCTGCCGATGCCGCGAGGACTCGAGCGGCTCACCATCCCCGCGCGGACGACGCGCAGCCAGGACAAGGAGCGCCGGCTCAAGGACTGGCTGGCCGAGGCGCCCCGGCTGGAGTCCGGCTGGGAGCCACTGCGCGGCGCGTACCGGCGCAGCCTCATCGACCTGGCCGCGCTGCGGTTCAGCCCCTTCCTCGCCGAGGACCGCAGCGTGCCGGCGGCCGGCCTGCCCTGGTTCATGAGCCTGTTCGGCCGGGACAGCATCCTCACCAGCCTCCAGGCCCTGCCGTTCGCGCCCGACCTCGCGGCCACCACGCTTCAGGTTCTCGCGTTCCGGCAGGGCAGCCGGGTCGACGACTTCCGGGAGGAGGAGCCCGGCCGGATCCTGCACGAGATGCGGTACGGGGAGATGAGCGTGTTCGAGGAGACGCCGCACACCCCGTACTTCGGCAGCGCCGACGCCACTCCCCTGTTCCTGGTGCTGCTCGACGAGTACGAGCGCTGGACCGGCGACGTCGGGCTCGTCCGCTCGGTCGAACAGCAGGCGCGGGCGGCGATCGACTGGATCGACCACTACGCCGACCTGACGGGCAACGGCTACATCTCCTACCAGCGGCGCAACACCCGCAACGGCCTGGAGAACCAGTGCTGGAAGGACTCCTGGGACGGCATCTCGTACCGCGACGGGCGGCTGCCCGGCTTCCCCAGGGCGACCTGCGAGTTGCAGGGGTACGCGTACGACGCGAAGATGCGCACCGCCCGGCTCGCCCGGGCCGTCTGGAACGACCCGGCGTACGCGGACCGGCTGGAGCGGGAGGCCGCCGACCTCAAGCGGCGGTTCAACCACGACTTCTGGGTCGCCGACGGCGAGTACATGGCCCTCGCGCTCGACGGCGACGGCCGCCAGGTCGACGCCCTGTCGTCCAACATCGGCCACCTGCTGTGGAGCGGCATCGTCGACGAGCCGAAGGCCGCCGCCCTGGTGCGCCACCTGATGTCGCCCGCGCTGTTCAGCGGCTGGGGGGTGCGTACCCTCGCCGAGGGCTCGGGCCGCTACAACCCGATCGGCTACCACGTCGGGACGATCTGGCCGTTCGACAACTCGTTCATCGCCTGGGGGCTGCGCCGCTACGGGTACGCCGACGAGGCGGCCCGGATCGCCGCCGGGATCCTCGACGCGGCGGTCTTCTACGACGGCCGCCTGCCCGAGGCTTTCGCCGGCTACCGCCGCGACGAGACCAAGTACCCGGTCAACTACCCGACCGCGTGCAGCCCGCAGGCGTGGTCCGCCGGCGCCACCCTGCTGCTGCTGCGCACGATGCTCGGACTCAACCCGGTCGGCGAAGACCTTGTGATCAGGCCCGCTCTGCCCGCTAGTCTCGACTTCGTGGCGCTGCTCGACATTCCCGGGCGGTGGGGGCGCCTCGACGCGTACGGCAGAGGGCCGGCCGGCGCGGGCGGACGGGGCTACCAGCCGGCGCCGCAGCAGCTCTCCGCCCCGTGA